The Lactuca sativa cultivar Salinas chromosome 2, Lsat_Salinas_v11, whole genome shotgun sequence genome includes a window with the following:
- the LOC111920375 gene encoding uncharacterized protein LOC111920375 — MAFANYSSLVHMETSSKHSILTSSFAISPKSSLSTSSLFSSHSRNRESRRLSSFPDILRIHRTVAVKPQASGANLVADAFSEFKHLLLPITDRNPYLSEGTRHAAATIVALAKKYGADITVVVIDKKLKESLPEHDTQLSSICWHLSEGGFQEFKLLERLGEGSKPTAIIGEIAYMI, encoded by the coding sequence ATGGCGTTCGCAAACTATTCATCACTTGTTCATATGGAAACATCATCAAAACATTCTATACTAACTTCTTCTTTTGCAATTTCTCCAAAATCATCGTTATCGACATCTTCCTTATTTTCATCTCATTCCCGCAACCGTGAATCACGAAGGCTTTCGAGTTTTCCGGATATCCTAAGAATTCATCGAACAGTTGCAGTCAAACCACAAGCTTCTGGGGCCAATTTAGTTGCTGATGCATTTTCTGAATTCAAACACCTTCTTCTTCCAATAACAGATAGGAATCCTTATCTCTCTGAAGGAACTAGACATGCTGCAGCAACTATAGTTGCTTTGGCCAAGAAATATGGTGCTGACATAACTGTTGTGGTCATTGACAAAAAGCTGAAAGAATCATTACCTGAACATGACACTCAACTTTCAAGCATCTGTTGGCATTTGTCTGAAGGGGGGTTCCAAGAATTCAAGCTTTTAGAGAGACTTGGGGAAGGAAGCAAACCGACTGCAATTATAGGTGAAATTGCATATATGATATGA